The following are encoded in a window of Solibacillus sp. FSL R7-0668 genomic DNA:
- the rplB gene encoding 50S ribosomal protein L2 has translation MAIKKYKPTSNGRRNMTSSDFAEITTNKPEKSLLEPTKRKAGRNNQGKITVRHHGGGHKKQYRVIDFKRLKDGIPGRVATIEYDPNRSANIALINYADGEKRYILAPKGLEVGQTIESGLEADIKVGNALPLANIPMGTTIHNIEMKPGKGGQLVRSAGTSAQVLGREGKYVIVRLQSGEVRLILATCRATIGQVGNEQHELINIGKAGRSRWLGKRPTVRGSVMNPNDHPHGGGEGRSPIGRKSPMTPWGKPALGYKTRNKKNKSSKFIIRGRKK, from the coding sequence ATGGCGATTAAAAAGTATAAGCCAACCTCAAATGGTCGTCGTAATATGACATCATCTGACTTTGCTGAAATCACTACTAATAAACCTGAAAAGTCTTTATTAGAACCGACTAAACGCAAAGCTGGTCGTAACAACCAAGGTAAAATTACTGTTCGTCATCACGGTGGCGGTCACAAGAAACAATACCGTGTTATCGATTTTAAACGTCTTAAAGACGGCATTCCAGGACGCGTTGCTACAATCGAGTACGATCCAAACCGTTCTGCGAACATCGCTTTAATTAACTATGCTGACGGTGAAAAACGTTACATCTTAGCTCCAAAAGGATTAGAAGTAGGTCAAACAATCGAATCTGGTCTAGAAGCGGATATCAAAGTAGGTAACGCATTACCATTAGCAAACATTCCAATGGGTACAACTATCCATAACATCGAAATGAAACCTGGTAAAGGTGGACAATTAGTACGTTCTGCTGGTACTTCTGCGCAAGTATTAGGTCGTGAAGGTAAGTACGTAATCGTTCGCTTACAATCTGGTGAAGTACGTTTAATCTTAGCTACTTGCCGTGCAACTATCGGTCAAGTTGGTAACGAACAACACGAACTTATCAACATCGGTAAAGCAGGTCGTTCTCGTTGGTTAGGTAAACGCCCAACTGTACGTGGTTCTGTAATGAACCCTAACGATCACCCACACGGTGGTGGTGAAGGACGTTCTCCAATCGGACGTAAATCTCCAATGACACCATGGGGTAAACCAGCTCTTGGTTACAAAACTCGTAATAAGAAAAATAAATCATCTAAATTTATTATTCGCGGACGTAAAAAATAA
- the rpsJ gene encoding 30S ribosomal protein S10, with amino-acid sequence MAKQKIRIRLKAYDHRILDQSAEKIVETAKRSGAGVSGPIPLPTERSVYTILRAVHKYKDSREQFEMRTHKRLIDIVNPTPQTVDALMKLDLPSGVDIEIKL; translated from the coding sequence ATGGCAAAACAAAAAATTCGTATTCGTTTAAAAGCGTATGATCACCGTATCCTTGATCAATCTGCTGAGAAAATCGTTGAAACTGCGAAACGTTCAGGTGCTGGGGTATCAGGTCCGATTCCACTACCAACTGAAAGATCTGTATACACGATCTTACGTGCGGTTCATAAGTACAAAGATTCTCGTGAGCAATTTGAAATGCGCACACATAAACGTCTTATCGACATCGTTAACCCAACACCACAAACTGTTGACGCGTTAATGAAGCTTGATTTACCATCTGGCGTTGATATCGAAATCAAACTTTAA
- the rplW gene encoding 50S ribosomal protein L23, with amino-acid sequence MEARDILKRPVITERSSEIMAEKKYTFEVDTRANKTQVKDAVEEIFGVKVEKVNVMNYKGKFKRVGKFGGYTNKRRKAIVKLTADSKEIELFEI; translated from the coding sequence ATGGAAGCACGTGATATTTTAAAACGTCCAGTCATTACTGAGCGTTCTTCAGAAATTATGGCAGAGAAAAAGTATACTTTCGAAGTAGACACTCGCGCTAACAAAACTCAAGTTAAAGACGCTGTTGAAGAAATCTTCGGTGTTAAAGTTGAGAAAGTAAACGTAATGAACTACAAAGGTAAGTTCAAACGCGTTGGTAAATTCGGTGGATACACTAACAAACGTCGTAAAGCAATTGTTAAGTTAACTGCTGATTCAAAAGAAATCGAGTTATTCGAAATCTAA
- the rpsS gene encoding 30S ribosomal protein S19: MGRSLKKGPFIDDHLMKKVEAQEVSEKKQVIKTWSRRSTIFPNFIGLTIAVYDGRKHVPVYVTEDMVGHKLGEFAPTRTYKGHGADDKKTRR, from the coding sequence ATGGGACGCAGCTTAAAAAAAGGGCCTTTTATTGATGATCACTTAATGAAAAAAGTGGAAGCTCAAGAGGTTTCTGAGAAAAAACAAGTTATCAAAACTTGGTCTCGCCGTTCTACTATTTTCCCGAACTTCATCGGTTTAACAATCGCTGTATACGATGGACGTAAACACGTTCCTGTATACGTGACAGAAGATATGGTAGGTCACAAGCTTGGTGAATTCGCACCAACTCGTACTTACAAAGGCCACGGTGCAGACGATAAGAAAACACGACGCTAA
- the rplC gene encoding 50S ribosomal protein L3, translating to MTKGILGRKIGMTQVFAENGDLIPVTVIEATPNVVLQKKTVETDGYEAIQIGFEDKRVKLSNKPEQGHVAKANTAPKRFIREFRNLEAATYEVGQEVKVEIFAEGDVIDVTGVTKGKGFQGAIKRHGQSRGPMSHGSRYHRRVGSMGPVAPNRVFKQKKLPGQMGGNVVTIQNLEIVKVDVERNLLLVKGNVPGSKKALVTVKSAIKSK from the coding sequence ATGACTAAAGGAATCTTAGGTAGAAAAATTGGTATGACTCAAGTTTTCGCTGAAAACGGAGATCTTATCCCAGTAACAGTAATCGAAGCTACTCCAAACGTAGTTTTACAAAAGAAAACTGTTGAAACTGATGGCTACGAAGCAATCCAAATTGGTTTCGAAGACAAGCGCGTTAAGCTTTCTAACAAGCCAGAACAAGGTCACGTAGCAAAAGCAAATACTGCTCCTAAGCGCTTCATCCGTGAGTTCCGCAACTTAGAAGCTGCGACTTACGAAGTTGGTCAAGAAGTCAAGGTAGAAATTTTCGCTGAAGGCGATGTAATCGATGTAACAGGTGTAACAAAAGGTAAAGGTTTCCAAGGTGCTATTAAGCGTCACGGACAATCTCGTGGTCCTATGTCTCACGGTTCTCGTTACCACCGTCGTGTTGGTTCAATGGGTCCAGTTGCTCCGAACCGCGTATTCAAGCAAAAGAAATTACCTGGTCAAATGGGTGGCAACGTTGTAACAATCCAAAACCTTGAAATCGTTAAGGTTGATGTTGAACGTAACCTATTACTTGTTAAAGGTAATGTTCCTGGTTCTAAAAAAGCATTAGTAACAGTTAAATCTGCTATTAAATCTAAATAA
- the rplD gene encoding 50S ribosomal protein L4: MTKVSVLSQTGASVGEIELNDAIFGIEPNEAVLFDAVVAQRASLRQGNHKVKTRSEVAGGGRKPWRQKGTGRARQGSIRSPQWRGGGTVFGPTPRSYAYKLPKKVRRLALKSALSAKVLEQNFVVLDALTFDAPKTKDFKSVLAALEINKKALFVTAEVNENAILSARNIPGVTVLTASGINVLDLLGHDKVVFTQDAVKKVEEVLG, from the coding sequence ATGACAAAAGTATCTGTACTTAGTCAAACAGGTGCTTCAGTAGGCGAAATCGAATTAAACGATGCGATCTTCGGAATCGAGCCAAATGAAGCAGTATTATTCGACGCAGTAGTTGCTCAACGTGCTTCTCTACGTCAAGGTAATCACAAAGTTAAAACACGTTCTGAAGTTGCTGGTGGTGGTCGTAAACCATGGCGTCAAAAAGGAACTGGTCGTGCTCGTCAAGGTTCGATCCGCTCTCCACAATGGCGTGGCGGTGGTACTGTATTCGGTCCTACTCCGCGTAGCTATGCTTACAAGTTACCAAAGAAAGTTCGTCGCTTAGCTCTTAAATCAGCTTTATCAGCTAAAGTGTTAGAACAAAACTTCGTAGTTTTAGATGCGTTAACTTTTGATGCACCAAAAACTAAAGATTTCAAATCAGTATTAGCTGCATTAGAAATCAACAAAAAAGCGTTATTCGTAACTGCTGAAGTGAACGAAAACGCGATTTTATCTGCTCGTAACATCCCTGGTGTTACAGTGTTAACAGCTTCTGGAATCAACGTTCTTGATCTTTTAGGTCATGATAAAGTTGTATTCACACAAGACGCTGTGAAAAAAGTTGAGGAGGTGCTTGGATAA